A single genomic interval of Adhaeribacter pallidiroseus harbors:
- a CDS encoding N-acetylmuramidase family protein, translating to MKTITLDQLRTLAKQFNLPLAGVRAMVEVESAGSGYVPDGSGRPKILFERHKFHNFTNGMYSTTHPVISNKLAGGYSTGATATVRSQKEWFRMAQAIQLDSKAALASASWGMGQVMGYHWQKLGYASLQDFVNAMYESEYNQLVAMFRYCKLVPGLMAAITMADWDDVARMYNGVSYAKHQYHIKLAKAYAKFKLEA from the coding sequence ATGAAAACAATTACTCTTGACCAACTCCGCACCTTAGCCAAACAATTTAATTTACCACTTGCCGGAGTACGGGCCATGGTGGAAGTAGAAAGCGCGGGCAGTGGCTACGTTCCGGATGGCTCGGGCCGCCCGAAAATTTTATTTGAGCGCCACAAGTTTCACAACTTTACCAACGGCATGTACTCGACTACCCATCCGGTAATTTCCAACAAATTAGCCGGTGGTTATTCAACCGGCGCAACCGCTACCGTTCGCAGTCAAAAGGAATGGTTCCGGATGGCTCAGGCCATTCAACTGGATAGCAAAGCGGCCTTAGCATCGGCGAGTTGGGGCATGGGTCAAGTAATGGGTTATCACTGGCAAAAGCTAGGGTACGCCTCTTTACAGGATTTTGTCAATGCCATGTACGAGAGCGAATATAACCAGCTCGTGGCCATGTTCCGGTATTGCAAGCTGGTTCCCGGCTTAATGGCCGCGATCACGATGGCCGATTGGGATGATGTAGCCCGCATGTACAACGGCGTTTCTTACGCCAAGCACCAATACCACATCAAATTAGCCAAAGCCTACGCCAAATTTAAATTAGAAGCCTAA
- a CDS encoding YiiX/YebB-like N1pC/P60 family cysteine hydrolase produces the protein MYPNSSSLKTGNVLLCHTKYSLEAFAIRQVLGSNWNHAVFVAVIADQVFIVEAKGGTTLQRTPYADWCKQLPREVKLLSGSCDLAQVLAYEGLPYDYWSCVNHVWRKLFNKWFGRRAGAGAKRLYCFEFIALVYQIPNWWEATPQSIEAYLTAKPA, from the coding sequence ATGTACCCGAATAGTAGTAGTCTGAAAACCGGTAACGTATTGCTGTGCCATACCAAGTACTCTCTGGAAGCATTTGCCATTCGGCAAGTACTTGGTTCTAACTGGAACCACGCCGTTTTTGTGGCCGTGATTGCTGATCAAGTATTTATCGTAGAAGCCAAAGGCGGCACCACCCTCCAGCGCACACCTTACGCGGACTGGTGTAAGCAACTCCCGCGGGAAGTAAAATTGTTAAGTGGATCCTGTGATTTAGCCCAGGTACTCGCCTACGAAGGTTTGCCTTACGATTACTGGAGTTGCGTCAATCACGTTTGGCGCAAATTATTTAACAAGTGGTTTGGCCGGCGAGCCGGAGCCGGAGCCAAACGCCTTTATTGCTTTGAATTTATTGCCTTGGTCTACCAAATCCCGAATTGGTGGGAAGCAACCCCCCAGTCGATAGAAGCCTATTTAACCGCGAAACCAGCTTAA